One stretch of Zingiber officinale cultivar Zhangliang chromosome 6B, Zo_v1.1, whole genome shotgun sequence DNA includes these proteins:
- the LOC121988797 gene encoding UDP-glucuronic acid decarboxylase 6-like, which yields MATEAANGNSHAGAKPPPTPSPLRSSKFLQSNMRVLVTGGAGFIGSHLVDKLMENEKNEVIVADNYFTGSKDNLRKWIGHPRFELIRHDITEPLLVEVDQIYHLACPASPIFYKHNPVKTIKTNVIGTLNMLGLAKRVGARILLTSTSEVYGDPLQHPQTEEYWGNVNPIGVRSCYDEGKRVAETLMFDYHRQHGIEIRIARIFNTYGPRMNIDDGRVVSNFIAQALRGEPLTVQAPGTQTRSFCYVSDMVDGLIRLMEGENTGPINIGNPGEFTMMELAEIVKELVEPSVTIKNVENTPDDPRQRKPDITKAKQVLGWTPKVTLREGLPLMEEDFRKRLGVPKKA from the exons ATGGCGACGGAAGCAGCAAATGGGAATAGCCATGCGGGGGCAAAGCCACCTCCGACCCCTTCCCCTCTTCGCAGTTCAAAATTTTTGCAG TCCAATATGCGGGTCTTAGTGACAGGTGGAGCTGGTTTCATTGGATCTCATTTGGTTGACAAACTGATGGAGAATGAGAAGAATGAG GTAATTGTTGCCGACAATTATTTCACTGGTTCCAAGGACAATCTTAGAAAATGGATTGGTCATCCAAGATTTGAGCTGATCCGACATG ATATCACGGAGCCCCTATTGGTGGAGGTTGACCAGATATATCACTTGGCTTGCCCTGCTTCACCAATTTTCTATAAGCACAATCCTGTGAAG ACGATTAAAACAAATGTTATTGGCACATTGAATATGTTGGGGCTTGCAAAGCGAGTGGGTGCAAG GATTTTATTGACATCAACCTCTGAGGTGTATGGTGATCCGCTGCAACATCCTCAGACGGAGGAGTACTGGGGAAATGTTAACCCAAttg GAGTCCGGAGCTGCTATGATGAAGGGAAGCGTGTGGCAGAGACCTTGATGTTTGATTATCACCGGCAGCATGGCATAG AGATCCGGATTGCTAGAATCTTCAACACCTATGGACCACGTATGAACATTGATGATGGTCGTGTCGTCAGTAACTTCATCGCCCAAGCACTTCG TGGTGAGCCATTGACAGTCCAAGCCCCTGGAACACAGACTCGAAGTTTCTGTTACGTCTCTGACATG GTTGATGGACTTATTCGGCTGATGGAAGGAGAAAACACAGGCCCTATTAACATTGGAAACCCTG GTGAATTTACAATGATGGAACTTGCTGAGATTGTTAAGGAG TTAGTCGAGCCATCGGTGACAATTAAAAATGTCGAGAACACACCTGATGATCCTCGCCAGCGGAAGCCTGACATCACGAAAGCAAAGCAAGTTCTTGGATGGACTCCCAAGGTTACTCTGCGAGAGGGTCTGCCCTTAATGGAAGAAGATTTCAGGAAAAGGCTTGGTGTGCCAAAGAAAGCATGA